DNA from Triticum aestivum cultivar Chinese Spring chromosome 7D, IWGSC CS RefSeq v2.1, whole genome shotgun sequence:
CTTGGCCGGCCGCGAGAAGTGCCTCACCCACCAGGACGCGCTCGACGAGATGGACGCCTTCTTCATCGACGCCGTCGCCGACCTCTTCGCCAATACCGGATTCGGCCCCCGTGACGTGGACGTGCTCGTGGTCAACGTCAACATGTTCAACCCGGACCCTTGCCTTGCCTCGCGGATCGGGCACCACTACGGAATGCGCGAGGACATTGCGGCGTACAATGTCTCCGGCATGGGCTGCAGCGCCACGCTGGTCTCGCTGGATATCGTCCAGAACGTCATGCGGGCACGGTCGCCGCGCCCCGTGCTTGCGCTGGTGCTGTCGACGGAGGTGCTCTCGCCTGGAAACTACCTGGGCACGGACAGGTCCATGATGCTGGGACTATGTCTTTTCCGctgcggcggggcagcggcgctgCTCACCAGCGACCCCGCGCTTGGTGGACGCGCGAAGATGAAGCTACGCCGCCTTGTGCGCGCGAACGTCGCCGCCGACGACGATGCGTACTCCGCCATCTTTCAGCGCGAGGATGCAGACAACCTTGTTGGGTTCAGCATCAACAAGACCCTCCCAAAGGCCGCCGTCCGAGCGTTCGCCGCCAACCTGAAACGCCTCGTCCCTTACATCCTCCCTGTCAGGGAGCTCGTCCGGCTTGCCACCGACTTTACGTGGCAGAAAATGCAGCGCCGCCAGCGAGTCAAGATCGATGCCAAGTTGAAGACCGGGGTCGACCATTTCTGCCTCCACTCGGGTGGGGTTGCGGTCATAGACGCTTTGAAGAAGAACTTCGGGCTCAACGAGGCAGACGTGGAGCCGTCGAGGATGACGCTGCACCGCTGGGGAAACACGTCGGCCAGCAGCGTGTGGTACGTGCTTGCGTACATGGAGGCCAAGGAGAGGCTCAAGAGAGAGGACAGGGTGCTCATGGTGACCTTCGGATCGGGCTTCAAGTGCAACAGCTGCATGTGGGATGTGACTCGGGATCTGAAGGACAAGGGTGCGTGGGCCGACTGCATCGATGAGTACCCGGTGGAGAGCACAGCCAACCCGTCCCTGGACAAGTATAGCTGGATGATGAATGACAACGCTGATGACGATGCCACATTGCCTCTGTTATAAAACACGTGAACGGCACGTACCTCAATCACAGAGCGACGAATAAAAGCATGAGAACTTCTCTGGGTCAGATTATACATGTGAGTAAAATTACTTGAAAAACTATCATGGCGGCACTCACAACTGCGAGGGCACATCTTCTTTGGAGTATTTATTATTGAATATGTCTGCGTGTACAATATTTATGTTTTCAGAGATACTGAGAATATATATTTCAAATTTATATGGCAGTATAGCCACCGGAAATGTTAAATAAAATATGAGATGGGCAGAAAATATTTTGTATCATTTTAGTTTGTGGGATAATAATAGCATACAAGTAATCCCCCAAAAAAACTGCTAGATGTGCAGCACCGGCTGCACAACCACTCAAAAGTCCTGGCTAGTGGCTAGTGAGGAAGCACATATTCCACATACAAATATACtcgtaaggtacacgtgcattgcatccATGAGCTTTTGTAACAAAATTACCAATGGATATCACATTATAGTATGTAAATATTGTAAGTTTGGAGTTATATATGCATGATGtggatgttcatttaattcttgtAGTAGTTCATCCCAATCAAAATCAAATTAATGCTACAAAATATCAAACACCATGGTATAATACTACACAAAACTCATCTGAGTATATATGTAGTACATTTGACTCTAGGCATCATGTATTGCACCTTTTTATTTCTTAATATTTTTTTACTAGAGGCGTACCTGTTATACCACACACCAATATTAATTGGTTCAGTTTTTTTTTTCACTTATGAACAGATTGGTCTGGCTACTAGTGGCGTGTCTTTTACATGGCACACCACTAATAAGATGTAGTTAGTGGGTTCCATTTAATGCAGCACGTCATTGGTATCTTGCGTAGAAACAAGTGGCGTCTGAAACTATGGTTGTGCCACTAATAACTTTCATCTATAAGGGATTTCCTACTAGTGCTTATCGGAATCTATAACGAggtcttttctcctgttgtgaagcatagctctattcgcactttactcagtattgttgaCATGCATGATTTTGAGCTTGAGCAATTGGATGTTAGAACTGTAATTTTACaaggagaattagaagaggatttTATATgaaacaacctgaaggttttgttttTCCTGAAAAAGAAAAGCTTGTCAGTAAGTTAAAaaaaatctctttatggattgaagcaatcccctagacaaTGGTACAAGAGaattgacacctttatgctctctcaaggtttcaaaaggtctaattatgatagttgtgtttatttgaaaactgccAATGGTTCAATTATTTATTtactcctttatgttgatgatatgctaatTGTTGCAAAGAGTATGCCAGATAttgatgaactaaagaagcaattgagtaatgaatttgagatgaaggatttaggtgcagcaaagaaaatacttggtatggaaatatccagagatagaccatctggaaaagtatatctaagtcagaagggatatattgataaagttttTCGTCGTTTtcatatgcataatgccaagccagtgagtactccattagctgcacacttcaaattatcatcaaCTTTATGTCCGAAgcatatgcattgagtgttgtcagtgGATACATGGCAAATCCTGTAGAGgagcattggaaagcagttcagtggattttcagatacctgcgtggtacttctaatgcttatttacagtttgggaaaactagagatggacttattagtttgttgattctgatttttgctggtgatttggataagagaataccactcacaggttatgttttcaccattggtggttgtgctgtgagttggagagcaactttgcattCTATTGTGGCGTGTTCCACCACTGATgtcgagtatatggctatttctaaggcatgcaaagaagctatctggttgagaggtttatacaatgagctttgtggagattcatcttgccctaccatatttagtgatagtcaaagtgctatatatcttacaaagaatccaatgtatcatgagataACAAAACACATTGATGTCAGATATCATTATATTCGAGATAACTACCCATGAtagccctgctgatatgatgacaaagccagttcctaccaataagtttgagctttgctcagacttagttggtatttctcactagtcctatggactttaACGCAtaaggtgtttatgctgatttggatggagttatttactttcttcgactactggaggaaatttggctcaaggtggagattgttaaattgtgatccaaattctacagtattggactagacgtagtacatatggtgtgggcctttgcgttggtaccgacacatacgagtacaactcgtttacttgtcctccaaggactcttgtatattgccctcatatatacccGTGTAGTCGCACCTAAAGATGCTCTATCGACtcatgcttgtaatactcctccatcatagtgattgTGCCTTCGTGCGTccatggttttctcccgcaagggtttccgcGTAAAAATATGTGTCTCTCATGTCTCGTTTCATCTAACAACCTACTCGATTATGTCTACTACAAACCGCCAGACTACCGCAAGGTGACAACAGATATGTCGTACGCAATGACCGagggtaagggcatgtacaatgctgCTATCTTAGGAGTGTCACATAGATAAATGCTGAGTTGAAGGAGAGacaaattataagaaaatgtttgtcttctcttatttaagagatgatCTTTTAGCATAATATGTCTCACCACGCGTTTAGGAATTGCTAATTATTAAAGATAATCCATTATAAACAACATTTGactgtcatctctaaattacatgtaaGAAATAATCctgtcttatcaaccattgtacatggcCTAACAAGCATCTCGGCATGTCCGAGTTACGGTACCTCTTCCGCTTAACATCTCGCACCGGTCTGGGTGAGCAGACTACCACCCCCCTGGCGTCTTGGCCGGCCGCGAGAAGTGTCTCACCCACTTGGAGGTTCTCCACGAGATGGACGCTTTCTCCATCGACGCCGTCGCCGGCCTCTTCTCCAAGACCGGATTCAGCCCCCACGACGTGGATGTGATCGTGGTCAACGTCAACATGTTCAACCCAGATCTTTGCCTCGCCTCACGGATCGCGCACCACTACGGCATGCGCGACGACGTAGTGGCGTACAACGTGtccgcactagtagaaaaatggccatttgtcccggttcgtaaggcccatctgtctcggttctagaaccgggactaaagggtcattactaatgccctaggcctttagtcccggttcttacacgaaccgggacagatgggcctccagtGGCCGCTGcggtgagcccaggcaggagggcctttggtcccggttggtggcaccaaccgggaccaaaaggcatccacgcgtcatcagctggcaggagctgagttTTTTTGAAAGAGCGTGGTTtaggggtttggggggttaatttaggttgttagctagctaatagagagaagtgtacTCTCTTATCTCCCTGCCttgtttaccaacgctactgctaagccTAAACATggcttggattgaagtgaaggcaacatgtggtgcatgtcgaaagtaatactaatcctaacttgatcaagtttggattgtactactttcgatatgcaccacatgcatgttgccttcacttcaatccaatccatgttcatttcacccactgatatataataactcttcatgctcgcatcatgcatcatcataacaacaagtcctactaatcatcatcatacaacttctactcgttattaataacaagtcatacgatcatcatcctcatagtcatcgaaccaaccctacttaattgttcttagcacatgatcatcag
Protein-coding regions in this window:
- the LOC123171579 gene encoding 3-ketoacyl-CoA synthase 12-like, which produces MELFAVPILLATMALTYLAWTAASRRRRSQCYLLDYICYKPPDDRKATTDMGVALAERNKRLGAPELRYLFRLTSRAGLGEQTYLPSGILAGREKCLTHQDALDEMDAFFIDAVADLFANTGFGPRDVDVLVVNVNMFNPDPCLASRIGHHYGMREDIAAYNVSGMGCSATLVSLDIVQNVMRARSPRPVLALVLSTEVLSPGNYLGTDRSMMLGLCLFRCGGAAALLTSDPALGGRAKMKLRRLVRANVAADDDAYSAIFQREDADNLVGFSINKTLPKAAVRAFAANLKRLVPYILPVRELVRLATDFTWQKMQRRQRVKIDAKLKTGVDHFCLHSGGVAVIDALKKNFGLNEADVEPSRMTLHRWGNTSASSVWYVLAYMEAKERLKREDRVLMVTFGSGFKCNSCMWDVTRDLKDKGAWADCIDEYPVESTANPSLDKYSWMMNDNADDDATLPLL